A genomic window from Fibrobacterota bacterium includes:
- a CDS encoding MBL fold metallo-hydrolase — protein MIGWILAGVVAVPTVSGFLFLRTEKFGALPQGARLERILKSPHQKEGVFQNPEPTETMTGEGGSVGLMADFLFGDHPGKIPRDSIPAVRSDLSTLERSQDLVVWFGHSSYLLQVGGVRFLVDPVFSGKATPMPFGTKAFAGSDLYKTSDMPVIDVLVITHDHWDHLDWETAKLLREKVGKVVCGLGVGAHLERWGYDPGKIVELDWNDSLTVSDSVVVRAHSARHFSGRGLTRSRSLWCSFSVKSPGRNVYLGGDGGEGRHFAAIGNEHGPFDLAILEQGQYDSAWRYIHLLPERLPAAMRGLRAARLMPVHNSKFSISRHPWSEPLRRLQAGADSGGYGLLTPRIGEVAKLTDTSIVEPWWTGVE, from the coding sequence ATGATTGGATGGATTTTGGCGGGGGTGGTGGCGGTTCCCACCGTATCGGGGTTCCTGTTCTTGCGAACGGAGAAATTCGGGGCTTTGCCGCAAGGGGCGCGTCTGGAACGGATCTTGAAGTCGCCCCACCAGAAGGAGGGCGTGTTCCAGAATCCCGAGCCCACCGAGACCATGACCGGCGAAGGTGGGTCGGTGGGGCTGATGGCCGATTTCCTCTTTGGCGACCACCCCGGCAAGATTCCTCGCGACTCGATTCCCGCGGTGCGCTCGGACCTTTCCACTCTGGAACGCTCCCAAGATCTGGTGGTGTGGTTTGGGCATTCCTCGTACTTGCTGCAGGTGGGAGGGGTGCGCTTTCTGGTGGACCCGGTCTTTTCCGGGAAGGCTACGCCCATGCCTTTTGGCACCAAGGCCTTCGCCGGAAGCGACCTGTACAAGACCTCCGACATGCCTGTCATCGATGTTCTGGTGATCACCCACGACCACTGGGACCACCTGGACTGGGAAACCGCCAAGCTCCTTCGGGAGAAGGTGGGCAAGGTGGTGTGCGGCCTGGGGGTGGGCGCGCATCTGGAGCGCTGGGGCTACGATCCCGGCAAGATCGTGGAGCTGGACTGGAACGACTCGTTGACGGTTTCCGACAGCGTGGTGGTACGGGCCCACTCGGCCAGGCACTTTTCCGGACGAGGTCTCACCCGCTCGCGCAGTCTGTGGTGTTCCTTTTCCGTGAAGAGTCCGGGCAGGAACGTGTATCTGGGCGGCGACGGGGGAGAAGGCCGGCATTTCGCGGCCATCGGCAACGAGCACGGGCCCTTCGATCTGGCCATCCTCGAGCAGGGCCAGTACGATTCCGCCTGGCGATACATCCACCTGCTTCCCGAGCGCCTCCCCGCTGCCATGCGCGGTCTGCGCGCCGCTCGGCTGATGCCGGTGCACAATTCCAAGTTCTCCATCTCGCGCCACCCTTGGAGCGAGCCGCTGCGCCGATTGCAGGCTGGAGCGGATTCGGGCGGGTATGGACTCTTGACGCCGCGGATCGGGGAAGTGGCCAAGCTTACCGATACTTCGATCGTCGAGCCGTGGTGGACCGGCGTGGAGTGA
- a CDS encoding ABC transporter ATP-binding protein: MPSNTPIFSAKNIVRIFGSGKKAVTAVDGVSFDIADGEIVSIVGGSGCGKSVLAKIMLGLYTPTTGTFEYEGHKITNQKAHWDEVQFIFQDPFSCFNQFFTIRSQLEAAFKIKKVKLTPQEISDRVDAGLIAVNVATKDIEGKYPFELSGGQMQRMLLARIFALRPKVLIADEPTSMVDACVRANILDYLMKLKEELQMTIIFVTHDIGLAYYVSDRLFIMHDGKIVDQGKPDDVITKPTSQVTVQLLEDIPEIHKEWIKR, from the coding sequence ATGCCGAGTAACACGCCCATCTTTTCGGCGAAAAATATTGTCCGCATCTTCGGCTCCGGCAAGAAGGCGGTCACTGCGGTCGATGGTGTCTCCTTTGACATCGCCGACGGCGAGATCGTCTCCATCGTGGGTGGCTCGGGTTGCGGCAAGAGCGTGCTCGCCAAGATCATGCTCGGCCTCTACACGCCCACCACGGGCACCTTCGAGTACGAAGGCCACAAGATCACGAATCAGAAGGCGCACTGGGACGAAGTCCAGTTCATCTTCCAGGACCCGTTCAGCTGCTTCAACCAGTTCTTCACGATCCGCTCCCAGTTGGAAGCCGCCTTCAAGATCAAGAAGGTCAAGCTGACTCCGCAGGAGATCTCCGATCGCGTGGATGCCGGCTTGATCGCCGTCAACGTGGCTACCAAGGACATCGAAGGAAAGTATCCGTTCGAGTTGTCCGGTGGACAGATGCAGCGCATGCTCCTGGCCCGCATTTTCGCGTTGCGGCCCAAGGTGCTGATCGCCGACGAGCCCACCTCCATGGTGGACGCCTGCGTGCGCGCCAACATCCTGGATTATCTGATGAAGCTCAAGGAAGAGCTCCAGATGACGATCATCTTCGTGACGCATGACATCGGTCTGGCCTATTACGTGTCGGATCGCCTGTTCATCATGCACGATGGCAAGATCGTGGACCAGGGCAAGCCCGACGACGTGATCACCAAGCCCACCAGCCAGGTGACCGTGCAGTTGCTAGAAGACATTCCAGAGATCCATAAAGAATGGATTAAAAGGTAG
- a CDS encoding ABC transporter ATP-binding protein, which translates to MSKQTFEVENLSLHYLTRFGDKIRAVTDVSFTMQEGEILGIAGESGCGKSTLVNGLMGLFIPPLYPSAGDVRVAGESLMNRTPEEVRKNVLSRKVSMIPQGAFNALNPTRKVKDIAADVIAAHEGGTDSTATNARLMERFQLFFGKDTARILNSYPIQLTAGERQRSVIGISTLLNPQMVIADEPTSALDVSTQKVVIKMIFDLLDAGIFKSMIFITHELPLLRHVANNIAIMYAGEFVEKGTAEQIVFSPKHPYTKALMGAMLSAEAGQKDRKPVAIEGAPPSLAKEIVGCRFAERCPVVRPECRQNKQEIRMFADRLVRCDYAE; encoded by the coding sequence ATGTCCAAGCAGACTTTCGAAGTCGAAAACCTCAGCCTCCACTACCTCACGCGCTTTGGTGACAAAATCCGTGCGGTGACGGACGTTTCCTTCACCATGCAGGAAGGCGAGATCCTCGGGATCGCCGGCGAATCGGGTTGTGGCAAGTCCACCCTGGTCAACGGGCTCATGGGTCTGTTCATCCCGCCGCTGTATCCATCCGCTGGCGATGTGCGTGTGGCCGGGGAATCGTTGATGAACCGCACGCCGGAAGAAGTTCGCAAGAACGTTCTTTCGCGCAAGGTCAGCATGATCCCGCAGGGCGCCTTCAACGCCTTGAACCCCACCCGCAAGGTGAAGGACATCGCGGCCGACGTGATCGCCGCCCACGAGGGTGGGACCGACTCGACGGCGACCAATGCGCGCTTGATGGAACGCTTCCAGCTGTTCTTCGGCAAGGACACGGCGCGCATCCTCAACAGCTATCCGATCCAGCTGACCGCCGGTGAACGCCAGCGTTCGGTGATCGGCATCTCCACCCTGCTCAATCCGCAGATGGTGATCGCCGACGAGCCGACCTCCGCGCTGGACGTGTCCACCCAGAAAGTCGTGATCAAGATGATCTTCGACTTGTTGGATGCGGGCATCTTCAAGTCGATGATCTTCATCACCCACGAGCTTCCGTTGTTGCGCCACGTGGCCAACAACATCGCCATCATGTACGCGGGCGAATTCGTGGAAAAGGGTACGGCAGAGCAGATCGTGTTCTCGCCCAAGCACCCGTACACCAAGGCTCTGATGGGAGCGATGCTTTCCGCCGAAGCCGGCCAGAAGGATCGCAAACCTGTGGCCATCGAAGGCGCTCCGCCGTCGTTGGCCAAGGAAATCGTGGGCTGCCGGTTCGCCGAGCGCTGCCCCGTGGTGCGCCCCGAGTGCCGCCAGAACAAGCAGGAAATCCGTATGTTCGCCGACCGTCTCGTGAGGTGCGACTATGCCGAGTAA
- a CDS encoding ABC transporter permease, with the protein MLKQYPTARFILQRGGWYFITFLVAVTINFFLPRMGTSDPVEIIMGQSAGGLSEEAAHAKKNALLKDFGMAKVDDQGNVIEQKVKSQRKVWDTVTKSDIMVDVYTSEAVRTSSLEQFGAYVKRCLQGDLGTSYIKNKKVSELILDAIPWTLALQLPTIVFGWIVGNLLGALAAYRRGNFDRIFFPVALFVSAVPFFVFGMLLVYVFAIQFPIFPPTGGFDPGMVREFTFEFFASAAYYYVLPFFSIFLILAGGQAIGMRSMGIYELGTDYIKYAKWLGLKEGRVLMYLFRNAMLPQLTGLALSLGTMIGGALITEMIFSYPGLGLAILTAIQNNDYPLIQGCTLLVTVCVLVANFTVDILIGFLDPRVKAGLQMGGN; encoded by the coding sequence ATGCTCAAGCAATACCCAACGGCTCGTTTCATCCTCCAGCGGGGAGGTTGGTACTTCATCACCTTCCTGGTGGCGGTGACCATCAACTTCTTCCTGCCTCGGATGGGAACTTCGGATCCCGTCGAGATCATCATGGGCCAAAGCGCCGGTGGTCTCTCGGAAGAGGCGGCTCACGCCAAGAAGAACGCACTCCTGAAGGATTTCGGGATGGCGAAAGTCGATGACCAGGGTAATGTCATTGAGCAGAAGGTGAAGTCGCAGCGCAAGGTGTGGGACACGGTCACGAAGTCCGACATCATGGTCGACGTCTACACCTCGGAGGCCGTCCGGACGAGCTCTCTCGAACAGTTCGGGGCGTATGTCAAACGGTGTCTCCAGGGCGACCTGGGGACGTCCTACATCAAGAACAAGAAGGTCAGTGAACTGATCCTGGACGCGATCCCCTGGACACTGGCCCTCCAGCTGCCCACCATCGTGTTCGGCTGGATCGTCGGCAACCTGCTCGGAGCTCTCGCGGCGTACCGTCGCGGCAACTTCGACAGGATCTTCTTCCCCGTGGCGCTTTTCGTCAGCGCCGTGCCGTTTTTTGTCTTCGGCATGCTGCTGGTCTACGTGTTCGCCATCCAGTTCCCGATCTTCCCGCCCACGGGTGGATTCGATCCGGGTATGGTGCGGGAATTCACCTTCGAATTCTTCGCCTCGGCGGCGTACTACTACGTGCTGCCCTTCTTCTCCATCTTCCTGATCCTCGCGGGTGGCCAGGCCATCGGCATGCGCTCCATGGGGATCTACGAACTGGGAACCGACTACATCAAGTACGCCAAGTGGTTGGGCCTCAAGGAAGGCCGCGTCCTGATGTACCTGTTCCGCAACGCCATGCTTCCCCAGCTCACGGGCTTGGCCCTCAGCTTGGGAACCATGATCGGTGGCGCCTTGATCACGGAGATGATCTTCTCGTATCCAGGACTCGGCTTGGCCATCCTGACCGCCATCCAGAACAACGACTACCCGCTGATCCAGGGTTGCACCCTGTTGGTCACGGTCTGCGTCTTGGTCGCCAACTTCACCGTGGACATCCTCATCGGATTCCTCGATCCGCGCGTCAAGGCCGGACTCCAGATGGGAGGGAACTGA
- a CDS encoding chitobiase/beta-hexosaminidase C-terminal domain-containing protein, with the protein MTEIVSKSWAGPVKSSVTGFSWSRLVGLSLAAFVGLFSCDGVTVVEEEAPPPPSLPSVSFSRASVAQVPDSISWKAPKDSGRGGLGCTGTNCTVRFSFAAPLGKDTAQLSLWKYGIRLGVLQVHFNSDGSTLVVGSQLSKDDLANKLFAAFGQAHPDSVAKLGPNPRARLIAFYANRLLAGDTSLAGFPASVPVGLTTDIVNAALVQAAVRSGKNWSTVASVGAGLDSAKVVSLAQDLIKAGQLQQADLGVLQQPGKVTPPVDPQAPVLTVKNAGDATVPNSSASWLVQASATPAENIDSIQVNNQRFASSKCSVWVDLGVGGNSIKVSVLAKNGKRASESFTVTRKGKANEPILSPAPGSFDRAQWVKISDTTTGATLEWTLDGTTWNLYKDSLLVAFPDTLQVRSLVQGRDPATVTAVYVIKNVEPVQFDPKPGRFAVAQTVNFRSATPGASYECSFQGGAWSGCSGRFTIQQSGMLRVRTNREGMTSAQDSAAYQIDVQAAGAPVMSLVSGLYDGDQSVSISCAVSGCQLDWSTDSSVWTPYTAAVKVDRSMRLFARSTASAGTAVTWADYAIALAPPKFEPESGTFDRPVSVNLVGARTGAMVFVSTDSSKWTAFDKTLQIASNSKVWAWDSVQGMARSRVVSAQYRILTATPRFLPNGGSFQDVQKVVVTDSTPGAVIQVSSDSSTWTEYSSAVTVDRSGRLWARATAPGMEPSKVASVDFSLTLAAPELSLASGTFTSSRKVGIKASAGAEIRYTLDGIDPTASSALYSDSVLVAATATLKAVALRTGWKTSSVATATYTITGGVAEPTFSKASGTFASAIKVGIATTTPGAAIHYTTDGTEPSATSTPYTDSITVSSSQTIKAIALKSGWAPSTVASVSYTITGSVAQPTASVASGTYTAPIWVKLSTATSGAQIRYTLDGSAPTDSSTLFADSVQVSSTKTLKAAAFKSGWATSTVASIAYTITGTVAQPTASVASGTFTAPIWVKLSTATAGAHIRYSLDGSVPKDTVAYDLFVDSVQVASSQTLRAVAFKSGWAPSSVAAIAYTITGTVAQPTSSVAAGTYTAPIWVKLSTATAGAHIRYSLDGSVPTDTAAYDLFVDSVQVASTRTFRAVAFKSGWTASTPSTFAYTITGTVATPVITPATGTYTVAQSVTITSATAGASIYYTTDGTAPTTASTLYAGAISVAASTTVRAIAVKTGWANSAGATSNLTITGTVATPVITPVTGTYTVAQSVTITSATAGASIYYTTDGTAPTTASTLYAGAISVAASTTVRAIAVKTGWANSAGATSTLTITGTVATPVITPATGTFSAAQSVTITSTTAGATIYYTTDGTAPTTASTPYEGAFSVAASTTVRAIAVKTGWANSAGATSTITISLGTVATPVIKLAAGSYAVPQSVTITCATASAQIRYTTDGTVPTAASTLYSAPIAVSATQTIMAAGFRANYTTSATVSRAYTITNFSIPWQTGIAYGSLTDSRDGQTYRTVKIGTQTWMAQALNYSAGGTLGLCPGGTQAGCDRSGRLYTWSETRGISKGYDTTLYGGSDLGVTGICPAGYHIPSIAEWSTLEAYVDLTKANSGNRLKSTAGWSIDAGTDDFGFRSVPAGGYVAGSGYYAQETANYFWSATERDYDGAFGPSTYSQSADFKTTGWNNKRRSTTLRCLAN; encoded by the coding sequence ATGACAGAAATCGTTTCCAAGTCTTGGGCTGGGCCCGTGAAATCCAGCGTCACCGGATTTTCTTGGAGTCGGCTGGTCGGACTCTCCCTGGCTGCATTCGTTGGATTGTTCTCCTGCGACGGCGTGACCGTGGTGGAAGAGGAAGCCCCGCCTCCTCCAAGTCTCCCCTCCGTCTCCTTCTCACGAGCATCCGTCGCGCAAGTGCCAGACAGCATTTCGTGGAAGGCACCGAAGGATTCCGGTCGTGGCGGGTTGGGGTGCACAGGCACCAACTGCACGGTCCGGTTCTCCTTCGCCGCTCCTCTCGGCAAGGACACCGCCCAGCTTTCGCTTTGGAAGTACGGCATCCGACTTGGAGTCCTGCAAGTCCATTTCAACTCGGATGGCTCCACCCTCGTCGTGGGCTCGCAGCTTTCGAAGGATGATCTGGCCAACAAACTGTTCGCCGCGTTCGGACAGGCGCATCCAGATTCTGTCGCCAAGTTGGGCCCGAATCCACGGGCGCGTCTGATCGCCTTCTACGCGAACCGACTTCTGGCGGGTGATACCTCCCTGGCAGGCTTCCCCGCGAGTGTTCCCGTTGGCCTGACGACCGACATCGTGAATGCCGCATTGGTTCAAGCCGCCGTCCGCTCCGGGAAAAATTGGTCCACCGTGGCTTCCGTCGGGGCTGGCCTCGATTCGGCCAAAGTGGTTTCGCTCGCCCAGGATTTGATCAAGGCCGGCCAGCTCCAGCAGGCGGACCTTGGGGTGCTTCAGCAACCTGGCAAGGTCACCCCTCCGGTCGATCCGCAGGCACCGGTCTTGACTGTCAAGAATGCCGGAGACGCCACGGTGCCCAATTCCTCGGCCTCGTGGCTGGTGCAGGCCTCGGCCACTCCCGCTGAAAACATCGATTCCATCCAGGTGAACAACCAACGTTTCGCCTCCTCCAAGTGCAGCGTGTGGGTGGATCTCGGCGTGGGCGGAAATTCCATCAAGGTTTCCGTGCTGGCAAAAAATGGCAAACGCGCCTCGGAATCCTTCACCGTCACCCGCAAAGGGAAAGCGAACGAGCCGATCCTGTCGCCTGCGCCCGGATCCTTCGATCGCGCCCAGTGGGTGAAAATCTCGGACACGACTACCGGTGCGACCCTGGAATGGACCCTCGACGGCACGACCTGGAATCTCTACAAGGATTCCCTCCTTGTTGCCTTCCCCGATACGCTCCAGGTCCGCTCCCTCGTGCAGGGGCGCGACCCCGCCACCGTGACGGCCGTCTACGTGATCAAGAACGTGGAGCCGGTCCAGTTCGATCCCAAGCCGGGTCGGTTCGCGGTCGCCCAGACAGTCAATTTCCGGTCGGCCACGCCCGGAGCGAGCTACGAATGTTCCTTCCAGGGAGGCGCCTGGAGCGGATGTTCCGGTCGCTTCACCATCCAGCAGAGCGGCATGCTGCGCGTGCGCACCAATCGCGAAGGCATGACCTCCGCCCAGGACAGCGCCGCCTACCAGATCGATGTCCAGGCCGCAGGCGCTCCGGTGATGTCGCTGGTTTCCGGTCTCTACGACGGCGACCAATCGGTTTCCATCTCCTGCGCGGTCTCCGGATGCCAGTTGGATTGGTCCACCGACAGTTCGGTGTGGACGCCCTACACCGCCGCCGTCAAGGTGGATCGCTCGATGCGCTTGTTCGCGCGCTCCACCGCATCGGCTGGGACGGCAGTCACTTGGGCCGATTACGCCATCGCGCTGGCCCCGCCCAAGTTCGAACCGGAATCCGGAACGTTCGACAGGCCGGTTTCCGTCAACCTCGTTGGTGCCCGTACGGGTGCGATGGTGTTCGTCTCCACCGACAGTTCCAAGTGGACGGCCTTCGACAAGACGCTTCAAATCGCCTCCAACTCCAAGGTGTGGGCATGGGATTCGGTGCAGGGCATGGCACGTAGCCGTGTGGTTTCGGCGCAGTACCGCATCCTGACCGCCACTCCCCGTTTCCTGCCCAATGGTGGATCCTTCCAGGATGTCCAGAAGGTGGTCGTGACGGATTCCACACCAGGAGCCGTCATCCAGGTGTCCAGCGATTCCTCCACCTGGACCGAGTACAGCTCCGCGGTCACCGTCGATCGCTCCGGCCGGCTTTGGGCGCGTGCGACCGCTCCGGGCATGGAACCCAGCAAGGTGGCGAGCGTCGACTTCTCCTTGACCCTCGCCGCACCCGAGCTGAGCTTGGCCAGTGGCACTTTTACCTCCAGTCGCAAGGTCGGGATCAAGGCCTCCGCGGGCGCTGAAATTCGCTACACCCTGGACGGCATCGATCCCACGGCCAGCTCCGCCTTGTATTCCGATTCCGTTCTGGTGGCCGCCACCGCAACCCTGAAGGCCGTGGCCTTGCGCACGGGATGGAAGACAAGTTCCGTCGCCACCGCCACCTACACCATCACCGGGGGCGTGGCCGAACCCACCTTCTCGAAGGCATCGGGAACCTTCGCTTCGGCGATCAAGGTGGGCATCGCCACCACCACTCCCGGTGCTGCCATCCACTACACCACGGATGGAACCGAACCGAGTGCCACCTCCACGCCGTATACGGACTCCATCACGGTGTCGAGCTCCCAGACCATCAAGGCGATCGCCTTGAAATCCGGTTGGGCTCCCAGCACGGTTGCCTCCGTTTCCTACACCATCACGGGGTCGGTGGCCCAGCCCACCGCATCCGTGGCGTCCGGCACCTACACCGCCCCGATCTGGGTGAAACTTTCCACCGCCACTTCCGGCGCCCAGATCCGCTACACCCTGGATGGTTCGGCTCCGACCGATAGCTCGACCTTGTTCGCAGATTCTGTCCAAGTTTCTTCCACCAAGACCTTGAAGGCTGCCGCCTTCAAGTCCGGCTGGGCGACCAGCACGGTCGCTTCGATCGCCTACACCATCACGGGAACCGTGGCGCAGCCCACCGCATCCGTGGCGTCCGGCACCTTCACCGCACCGATCTGGGTGAAGCTTTCCACGGCCACAGCTGGGGCGCACATTCGCTACAGCTTGGATGGATCGGTTCCCAAGGACACCGTCGCCTACGATTTGTTCGTGGATTCCGTCCAGGTGGCTTCGTCCCAGACCCTGCGGGCCGTCGCCTTCAAGTCGGGATGGGCTCCCAGCTCGGTCGCTGCGATCGCCTACACCATCACGGGCACGGTGGCTCAGCCCACCTCGTCGGTGGCCGCCGGCACCTACACCGCACCGATCTGGGTGAAGCTTTCCACCGCCACGGCTGGTGCGCACATTCGCTACAGCTTGGATGGATCGGTTCCCACCGACACCGCCGCCTACGATTTGTTCGTGGATTCCGTCCAAGTGGCGTCGACCCGGACCTTCCGGGCGGTGGCCTTCAAGTCGGGATGGACTGCCAGCACGCCGTCCACCTTCGCCTACACCATCACGGGCACGGTGGCCACACCGGTGATCACCCCGGCCACGGGCACCTACACCGTGGCGCAGTCGGTGACCATCACCAGCGCCACCGCAGGCGCGTCCATCTACTACACCACAGATGGCACAGCACCCACCACCGCCTCCACGCTGTACGCCGGTGCCATCAGCGTGGCCGCCAGCACCACCGTGCGGGCGATCGCGGTCAAGACCGGATGGGCCAACAGCGCCGGGGCCACATCCAACCTCACTATCACGGGCACGGTGGCCACACCGGTGATCACCCCGGTCACGGGCACCTACACCGTGGCGCAGTCGGTGACCATCACCAGCGCCACCGCAGGCGCGTCCATCTACTACACCACCGACGGCACGGCACCCACCACCGCCTCCACACTGTATGCCGGTGCCATCAGTGTGGCCGCCAGCACCACGGTGCGGGCGATCGCGGTCAAGACGGGCTGGGCCAACAGCGCCGGCGCGACGTCGACGCTGACCATCACCGGTACCGTGGCCACGCCGGTGATCACCCCCGCCACAGGCACCTTTTCCGCCGCGCAGTCGGTGACCATCACCAGCACCACGGCGGGTGCGACCATCTACTACACCACCGATGGCACCGCACCCACGACGGCCTCCACGCCTTATGAAGGAGCGTTCAGCGTGGCCGCCAGCACCACGGTGCGGGCGATCGCGGTCAAGACGGGTTGGGCCAACAGCGCCGGGGCCACCTCCACGATCACCATCTCCCTGGGCACCGTGGCCACTCCGGTGATCAAGTTGGCCGCGGGCAGCTACGCCGTTCCGCAGAGCGTGACCATCACCTGTGCCACGGCCAGTGCGCAGATCCGTTACACCACGGATGGCACGGTTCCCACCGCGGCGTCCACGCTGTACTCGGCTCCCATCGCCGTGTCTGCCACGCAGACGATCATGGCCGCAGGTTTCCGAGCCAACTACACCACCAGCGCCACCGTGTCGCGTGCCTACACCATCACCAACTTCAGCATCCCCTGGCAGACCGGGATCGCCTACGGATCCCTGACGGATTCCCGCGATGGCCAGACCTACCGCACGGTGAAGATCGGGACCCAGACCTGGATGGCGCAGGCGCTGAACTATTCCGCGGGCGGAACCCTGGGGCTCTGCCCGGGCGGCACCCAGGCTGGTTGCGACAGATCGGGCCGTCTCTACACCTGGTCGGAAACTCGGGGCATTTCCAAGGGCTACGACACCACTCTGTATGGCGGCTCCGACCTTGGGGTGACCGGAATCTGTCCGGCGGGTTACCATATCCCTTCCATCGCCGAATGGTCGACCCTGGAGGCCTACGTGGACCTAACCAAAGCCAATTCCGGGAACCGGTTGAAGTCCACTGCCGGTTGGAGCATCGACGCGGGAACCGATGATTTCGGATTCCGAAGCGTGCCAGCGGGAGGATACGTCGCTGGTAGCGGTTATTATGCCCAAGAGACCGCCAACTATTTCTGGTCGGCCACCGAGAGGGATTACGACGGAGCCTTCGGTCCTTCAACCTACTCCCAGTCCGCCGATTTCAAGACCACAGGGTGGAACAACAAACGGCGCAGCACCACCTTGCGCTGCTTGGCCAACTGA
- a CDS encoding ABC transporter permease, whose protein sequence is MKLLRNLLKSPMFVIGATIFFGTMLFALVAPWFYTVNLATDHARYAPPGEGLLLGADNLGRDYISLLIKGLRSSLYVGFLAGTIATTVGTLIGIYGGFKGGLVDDILNMLTNLFIVIPSIIVLILISATFPEGRSLTLIGLIIGCTTWTWSARAVRAQAASLKSRDHIALARINGDGTLAIIMKHILPYLLSYVFMVFILQIASGILSESAISMIGLGPADTQSLGVILNDAKANGALNGGYWFAFFPSTILITLIVFALYLINTSMEGVFNPRLRK, encoded by the coding sequence ATGAAGCTTCTACGCAACCTCCTGAAGTCGCCCATGTTCGTGATCGGCGCGACCATCTTCTTCGGCACCATGCTGTTCGCCTTGGTGGCGCCGTGGTTCTACACGGTCAATCTCGCCACGGATCACGCCCGTTACGCCCCTCCCGGCGAAGGCCTGCTCCTGGGCGCCGACAACCTGGGGCGCGATTACATCTCGCTTCTGATCAAGGGGCTCCGTTCCAGCCTGTACGTGGGCTTCCTGGCCGGCACCATCGCCACCACGGTCGGAACGTTGATCGGCATCTACGGCGGGTTCAAGGGCGGATTGGTGGATGACATCCTCAACATGCTCACCAACCTGTTCATCGTGATCCCTTCCATCATCGTGTTGATCCTGATCTCGGCGACCTTCCCGGAAGGCCGTTCGCTGACCTTGATCGGCTTGATCATCGGATGCACCACCTGGACCTGGAGCGCGCGTGCGGTCCGTGCGCAGGCCGCCTCCCTCAAGAGCCGCGACCACATCGCCTTGGCACGCATCAATGGCGACGGCACCTTGGCCATCATCATGAAGCACATCCTGCCGTACCTGCTTTCCTACGTGTTCATGGTGTTCATCCTGCAGATCGCCTCCGGAATCTTGTCCGAATCCGCGATCTCCATGATCGGACTCGGACCTGCGGACACCCAGTCGTTGGGCGTGATCCTCAACGACGCCAAGGCCAACGGAGCCTTGAACGGTGGCTACTGGTTCGCCTTCTTCCCGTCCACGATCCTCATCACCCTGATCGTGTTCGCTCTGTATCTGATCAACACCTCCATGGAAGGGGTCTTCAACCCCCGCCTGCGGAAGTAG